A window from Cryobacterium sp. SO1 encodes these proteins:
- a CDS encoding DUF2064 domain-containing protein produces the protein MTTLIVIAKECLPGKVKTRLHPPLSLDQAAELAAASLDDTLEAVAVLPATRRVLAFDGIVAPDAAAGYEVVPQVTGGLDERLGAIFDGCSEPAVLIGMDTPQVSAADLAPLFADWPDDVDAWFGPAADGGFWALALRNPDGDLIRGVPMSESFTGDHQLARLRAAGLRVRFLPTLTDVDHIEDAHHVAALAPHGRFAAALAGFGVSRRNGAER, from the coding sequence ATGACCACCCTGATCGTCATCGCCAAGGAATGCCTGCCCGGCAAGGTCAAGACCCGGCTGCACCCGCCGCTCAGCCTTGACCAGGCTGCCGAGCTGGCCGCGGCCAGCCTCGATGACACCCTTGAAGCCGTGGCCGTTCTGCCCGCCACCCGGCGGGTGCTCGCCTTCGACGGAATCGTCGCCCCCGATGCCGCTGCCGGCTACGAGGTGGTGCCCCAAGTCACCGGAGGCCTCGATGAACGCCTCGGCGCGATCTTCGACGGCTGCAGCGAACCCGCCGTGTTGATCGGGATGGACACCCCCCAGGTGTCGGCCGCCGATCTCGCCCCGCTGTTCGCGGACTGGCCTGACGACGTCGATGCCTGGTTCGGCCCCGCCGCCGACGGTGGATTCTGGGCGCTGGCGTTGCGGAACCCTGACGGCGACCTCATCAGGGGGGTGCCGATGTCGGAAAGCTTCACCGGCGACCACCAACTCGCCAGGCTCCGCGCCGCCGGCCTCCGGGTGCGCTTCCTGCCCACCCTCACCGACGTTGATCACATCGAGGACGCCCACCACGTGGCCGCCCTCGCGCCGCACGGCCGTTTCGCCGCAGCGCTGGCCGGATTCGGTGTCAGCCGGCGGAACGGGGCGGAGCGATGA
- a CDS encoding bifunctional 2-polyprenyl-6-hydroxyphenol methylase/3-demethylubiquinol 3-O-methyltransferase UbiG, protein MTLLSGRTQSPTFGAGGTEPYAAALQNESAVLYLHGSTAQSPTAAPMDAGRWSAGADATDLDVLTGAAGPVLDIGCGPGRMVRAAMDLGLSALGVDVSPTAVRIATAAGLTVLNRSVFASMPLEGGWGTALLLDGNIGIGGDAGALLARCAELLAEDGALVVEVSQEPDRDHAFEGTLEDGQGRRSGAFPWAEIGIVPLRARAEKAGLRVDQDWIRDGRWFARLVRR, encoded by the coding sequence ATGACCCTGCTCTCCGGCCGCACCCAGAGTCCCACCTTCGGCGCCGGCGGCACCGAACCGTATGCGGCTGCACTGCAGAACGAGTCCGCGGTGCTGTACCTGCACGGCAGCACGGCGCAGTCCCCGACGGCGGCCCCGATGGATGCCGGCCGCTGGAGCGCAGGCGCTGACGCCACCGACCTCGACGTGCTGACCGGCGCCGCCGGGCCGGTGCTCGACATCGGCTGCGGACCGGGCCGGATGGTCAGGGCCGCCATGGACCTCGGCCTGTCGGCCCTCGGCGTTGACGTGTCACCGACAGCCGTGCGCATCGCCACCGCGGCCGGTCTCACCGTGCTCAACCGGTCGGTTTTCGCCTCGATGCCACTCGAAGGCGGCTGGGGCACGGCCTTACTCCTGGACGGCAACATCGGTATCGGCGGCGACGCCGGGGCGCTTCTAGCGAGGTGCGCCGAACTGCTCGCCGAGGACGGCGCTCTCGTGGTCGAAGTCAGCCAGGAACCCGATCGCGACCATGCCTTCGAGGGCACCCTCGAAGACGGCCAGGGTCGGCGCAGCGGAGCGTTCCCGTGGGCCGAGATCGGCATCGTGCCGCTCCGTGCGCGCGCCGAGAAGGCCGGTCTCCGGGTGGATCAGGACTGGATTCGGGACGGACGCTGGTTCGCCCGCCTGGTGCGCAGGTAG
- a CDS encoding glycosyltransferase family 2 protein produces MSEYLVDIVMPCLNEAGALPWLLGRLPEGYRAIVVDNGCTDDSARIAAAAGATVVFEARRGFGAAAHAGLLRATAPIVAFCDADASMDPQDLPLVVDPIAAGDADLVLGRRRPTTAGSWPLHARIANSTLSWRLRRITGVNIYDLGPMRAARREDLLSLDLQDRRSGYPLEVFLKAAVQGWRIREVDTPYAPRVGRSKVTGTVRGTLTAITDMSRLLKDAGR; encoded by the coding sequence GTGAGTGAATACCTGGTCGACATCGTCATGCCGTGCCTGAACGAAGCCGGGGCCCTGCCCTGGTTGCTGGGCCGGCTGCCGGAGGGCTACCGGGCCATAGTCGTCGACAACGGCTGCACGGATGATTCGGCGAGGATCGCTGCAGCGGCGGGGGCCACTGTCGTGTTCGAGGCCCGCCGGGGCTTCGGGGCAGCCGCCCATGCCGGATTGCTGCGGGCGACCGCTCCGATCGTCGCGTTCTGCGACGCCGACGCGTCGATGGATCCGCAGGACCTGCCCCTCGTGGTGGATCCCATCGCGGCCGGGGACGCCGATCTGGTGCTCGGCCGGCGCCGGCCGACGACCGCCGGGTCGTGGCCGTTGCACGCCCGGATAGCCAATTCCACTCTTTCTTGGCGACTGCGCCGAATAACAGGTGTGAACATTTACGACTTGGGCCCGATGCGGGCCGCACGGCGAGAAGACCTCCTGTCCCTCGATCTCCAGGACCGGCGCAGCGGCTACCCGCTCGAGGTGTTCCTCAAGGCCGCCGTACAGGGCTGGCGCATCCGCGAAGTCGACACCCCGTACGCCCCCAGGGTGGGCCGCAGTAAGGTGACCGGCACCGTGCGCGGCACCCTCACGGCCATCACCGACATGTCGCGCCTCCTGAAGGACGCCGGCCGATGA